The following are encoded together in the Deltaproteobacteria bacterium genome:
- a CDS encoding acyl-CoA dehydrogenase family protein, with translation MDLAYSPEQLAFRQEVRQWIQDAMPAPIRAKAEGGGHFEHEEQMEWHRILFRKGWVAPHWPKEVGGTGWDIGRRHIFGEELVRANAPQLSPFGLTMVGPLLIQFGTPEQKQRFLPRILSGEEVWCQGYSEPNAGSDLASLQLRAEKDGTDYVLNGQKTWTTYAQYADWIFLLARTDASGKKQEGITFILADVKHTPGITVKPFLTTGGTYAFSETWFQNARVPQTNRVGPENGGWTMAKALLAHERTGIGGIAESKRWLQLCKRIARETPVGEGSLFDDRSFRERIARLEMRLRSLELLQLRTLAAAQVGRAPGPESSILKLVGTEIQQESTELCMDAMGHDALGWLDSPPEVLPAIEQGVASSFNYLRAATIYGGSNEIQRNIIAKQILRLPTL, from the coding sequence GGGGGCGGCCACTTCGAGCACGAAGAGCAGATGGAGTGGCACCGGATCCTGTTCCGGAAGGGCTGGGTGGCGCCGCACTGGCCGAAGGAGGTGGGCGGCACGGGCTGGGACATCGGGCGCCGCCACATCTTCGGCGAGGAGCTGGTGCGCGCCAACGCGCCGCAGCTCTCGCCCTTCGGGCTGACGATGGTGGGGCCGCTCCTGATCCAGTTCGGTACGCCCGAGCAGAAGCAGCGCTTCCTCCCGAGGATCCTCTCGGGCGAGGAGGTCTGGTGCCAGGGCTACTCGGAGCCGAACGCGGGCTCCGACCTCGCCTCGCTCCAGCTCCGCGCCGAGAAGGACGGCACGGACTACGTCCTGAACGGCCAGAAGACCTGGACCACCTACGCGCAGTACGCCGACTGGATCTTCCTGCTCGCCCGCACGGACGCGAGCGGCAAGAAGCAGGAGGGCATCACCTTCATCCTCGCCGACGTGAAGCACACGCCCGGCATCACGGTGAAGCCCTTCCTCACGACCGGCGGCACCTACGCTTTCTCCGAGACCTGGTTCCAGAACGCGCGCGTGCCGCAGACGAACCGGGTCGGCCCCGAGAACGGAGGCTGGACGATGGCGAAGGCGCTGCTCGCCCACGAGCGCACCGGCATCGGCGGGATCGCCGAGAGCAAGCGCTGGCTCCAGCTCTGCAAGCGGATCGCGCGCGAGACACCGGTCGGCGAGGGCTCGCTCTTCGACGACCGGAGCTTCCGCGAGCGCATCGCCCGGCTCGAGATGCGCCTGCGCAGCCTCGAGCTGCTCCAGCTCCGCACCCTGGCCGCCGCCCAGGTGGGGCGCGCGCCGGGCCCGGAGAGCTCGATCCTGAAGCTCGTCGGCACCGAGATCCAGCAGGAGTCGACCGAGCTGTGCATGGACGCCATGGGCCACGACGCCCTCGGCTGGCTCGACAGCCCGCCCGAGGTGCTGCCGGCGATCGAGCAGGGCGTCGCCTCCTCCTTCAACTACCTGCGCGCGGCGACGATCTACGGCGGCTCGAACGAGATCCAGCGCAACATCATCGCCAAGCAGATCCTGCGCCTGCCCACCCTCTGA